In the genome of Pelmatolapia mariae isolate MD_Pm_ZW linkage group LG4, Pm_UMD_F_2, whole genome shotgun sequence, the window ATGAAAGATCACTACATCCAATTCATGCAAAAAATGTTGGATAACGATCAAGCCGAGCCTGCCCCGCCTCTGccagaaaataaagaacattggTATTTGCCCACGTTTGGTGTATACCACCCACAGAAGCCACAACAAATACGAGTTGTGTTCGATTCAAGTGCAGAATGTGATGGAATTTCGCTCAATCAAGTGCTTCTTGGCGGACCTGATTTGAACAACTCCCTGTTGGGAGTGCTGTTGCGCTTCCGCAAAGAGCCCATAGCCCTGACAGCTGATGTGCAGCAAATGTTTTACTGCTTCGTTGTACGCAAAGATCACAGAGATTATCTGCGTTACCTGTGGTATGAGGACAATGACATTACAAAGAACATAGTCGAGTTTAGAATGAAGGTCCACGTGTTTGGAAACAGCCCGTCGCCCGCTGTTGCCATCTACTGCATGAGACAGGCAGCACAACAGGGTGAACGAGAACACGGATCCGATGCAAGACAGTTTGTTGAGCGCCAGTTTTATGTTGACGATGGGCTCACATCAGTCGCCACGCCAGAGGAAGCAATCAACCTGCTCACAAGAACGCAAAACATGTTAGCAGAGTCTAACTTGCGGCTTCACAAAGTGGCATCAAACTGCAGTCAAGTCATGGAAGCTTTCCCTGTTGAGGACCGTGCAAAGGACCTGAAAGATTTAGACCTAGGAGTAGACCCTCTTCCAGTTCAGAGAAGCTTGGGACTCTGTTGGAACCTACAATCTGACAGCTTCACTTACCAGGTATCAAACGAGAGCAAAGCATTCACACGGAGGGGAGTATTGTCGACAGTTAATAGCCTCTATGACCCTTTGGGATTTGCTGCTCCCATAATAATGCAGGGCAAAGCATTACTCAGAGAACTGTCATCTGATGGGAAAGACTGGGACACACTCTTACCCCCTGAGAAGCAGGAGAGGTGGGATTCATGGAAAGACTCTTTGAAAGCCCTTGAGAAACTTCAAATACCAAGGTGCTACAGCCCAGGTACGTTAAGCACAACAAAAGCGAAAGAACTATGCATTTTCTGTGATGCCTCCACTGTAGCTATAGGTGCAGTAGTCTATCTGCGTACAGTTGACAGTGAAGGACAGTGTCATACTGGGTTTGTAATGGGGAAGTCTAAACTCGCACCCCGCCCCGCACACACTGTACCACGCCTGGAACTATGTGCTGCTGTGCTCGCGGTGGAAATGTTTGAGCTCATTAGAGACGAGTTAGACATTAAAGTAGACAATGTGACATTTTACACAGACAGTAGGATTGTGTTGGGGTACATACACAACTCCTCCAGACGATTCTACATGTATGTTGCCAACAGGGTTACGCGCATTAGAGCATCCACTCATCCGAGTCAATGGCATTATGTACCAACTGAGTTAAATCCAGCTGACCAAGCCACTCGGTTCATTCCAGCAGCAGACCTGCAGAACAGCACCTGGTTCTCAGGTCCACCCTTTCTgtactctgacacacacacagaaccatACACTGGTCCTTTCACGCTCATCGAACctgaaaaagacagagagatacGTCCGGACATAAAAGTAATGAAAACTACTGTAGCAGAGCCACAGTTAGGTTCTGACCGTTTCAAAAAGTACTCAAACTGGACCACACTTTGCAGAGTCGTAGCCAGACTCATTCATGTAGTTACATCCTTTGCACAAAAGACAAGTGGACAAAGGGGATGGAAAAGTTTCAGTGAGACACCAAATGTCCAAGAACTCACCCGAGCCAAAGTAGTCATCATTCGAGCTGTCCAACAAGAAGCTTACAAAGGGACACTTGAAAACATTAAAGAAGGAAGGCCGGCCAGTGGCATATTTGACACACTCAAAAAGCTCAATCCTGTAGTGGACAAAGACAGTCTCTTACGAGTCGGTGGACGTCTTTCCGCTGCCGAtctcacagaaaatgaaaagcaCCCTCTTATTATTCCATCTACCAGCCACATCGCCATGCTAATTGTAACTCACTATCATGAACAAGTAGCTCATCAAGGAAGACACATAACTGAAGGAGCTATCCGTGGTGCTGGGTACTGGATAATTGGAGGCAAGCGGCTCGTGTCATCTGTCATTCATAAGTGTGTCACATGTCGCAAGTTGCGAGGCAAAATGCAGATccagaaaatggcagacttgcCCGCAGACCGAGTCACCCCTGAACCACCCTTTACCACTGTAGGCCTAGATGTGTTTGGGCCATGGACAATTGTGACGCGTCGTACGAGAGGTGGTTGTTCCCATAACAAACGTTGGGCTGTGTTATTCACATGCATGTCAACTAGGGCTGTGCATATCGAACTGATAGAGACTATGTCTGCTGATAGTTTTATCAATGCATTGAGAAGGCTCTTCTCTATTCGGGGCCCAGCCAAGTTTCTGCGCTCAGACAGAGGGACCAATTTTGTGGGCGCTTGTAAGGAATTAGGCCTAGACTCAGGAAACGGAGCAGTAGGAAAGTACCTGCAAGAGAAAGGGTGTGTTTGGACATTCAATCCCCCTCATGCATCTCACATGGGAGGCTCGTGGGAGCGCCTTATTGGGGTCTCCAGGCGCATTCTGGACGCCATGTTGTTACAAACTGAACAAACACGTCTTACTCATGAAGTGTTGTGCACCTTCATGGCCGAGGTGATGGCAATTATTAATGCAAGGCCTCTTGTCCCCATATCCACTGACCCTGACAGTCCTGCAGTACTCACTCCAGCAATGCTACTAACGCAGAAGATGAGTGCTGTGTCTGCTCCACTTGGGAACTTTTCATCAGGGCAGTTGTTTGGAAAACAATGGAAACATGTTCAACACCTTGCTGATACTTTTTGGAAAAGGTGGAAAGGAGAATATTTGTCCACCTTACAAAGTCGTGCAAAATGGACAGAGACTAGACCTAATGTCAAAGAAGGAGATGTGGTCCTGCTAAAGGACTCCCAAGCCAGCAGGAACGAATGGCCCATGGGACTAATAGTAAAAACATTCCCCAGCAGCGACAAGAAGGTCCGTAAGGTGGAAGTGCGGACTGTAAAGGATAGGACTGTTAAAATGTTTCTCAGACCAGTTTCAGAGattgttgttttgctttcagaGACTGAATGAATATTCTTTGATGCTAAATGATGTTTGAATATGTTGTATTGATGTTTATAGTGATATAATGTGTTTATATCAAGCGGGGAGTGTTATGCCTTTTGGTCAAACGTCAGTAGTTAGTGCATAATCTGATTAAGTTACGTAAGCAAGGTGATAAATAAGTTCAAAGTTAAGAAATATTATGTGATTTATgctaaaaacagttaaaatgtgTGGGTTCGAAATTTGCTCAGAGTGAGACGTCTTAGTCGCAAGCTATCTTCGTATTGTATGTGCGGAAATGGGAGCGAGGGAGTGCTCTGATCTTTTGCCTATCTTTGACGTTTTTTCTCTGTGAACGCTGTGAAAAGTGCTTCGGCAGTATTAAAAGAGTGGATAAGTTCATGTACACGCTATAAGTGCCCTACACGCTTGTACCTTGGGAAACGTTCGTCTTTGTAAGTATTAATGTGTTCAGAAATGACTTTTATATGTGTTTACATGGAGTGAACTGTGATGCTAATGTAACGCACGTGTTAAGCTAGGCTAatctttgtgtttctcattaaGATGTGTATTAGCTAGCAATTTATTTTCACCTTTTGTATATTTCAGTTACAAATAAGAAATAGAAAGGAGAAGCCTTGAGAGAGGATAAGGCTTCAAAAGATCTTCATTAAAAGCAAGAAAAGCAAGCCTTGTGTGGAAGATCTCATCTATTTTGTTCGCTGGCTGTCTAGCTTCACCTGGTCACGTGTTGTGAGGGCAGCACACAGGGTGACAGAGTTcctggtatatatatatatttcttgaGTTTATATTGCTGCATTAATTAAAGCTCGTAAAGTAGATAATTCATGACAGTCCTCTAAATACTTCTACATCTACccagttttcttctttcagctgccaAAGCAGATGATCTCCATGTTCTCCATCACTGTGGTcatcctcttttcctcctgctcttTTCCTCTCCACGTGTCCAAACCACCTCGGCTTTGCCCCTCGAACTTTGTCTCCAAAGGGCtgaacctgagctgtccctctgatgcaTTCATTCCTAATCGCCTCCATCCTCATCATTCAGAACAGTTACTAGACACCCAGTGTCAACcaagaactgaatttaaatacAAAACCTGTTTAGAAATCATTCTTAATGGCAATAAAACCATTAccatgtactttttaaaatgatcctCTCTTTAAATAACTAtgtaaaatgtattcaaattgCTACATCAGAGTAATAGTGACTGGAAAACATAAACTTTCCTcactgtatttgtgtgtgtgtgtgttttcatgtgcACCTGCAGGGTTTGTTCTTAGTCGAGCTGCCCCACAAACTCACCAGGCCCTCATGACTGATCAGCAACTGGTGAAGAAACACCAGTACACAGGTGCACCTGCTCGAGCTGTAAAAATAAGTGGCCCATTTAGCCATGCAAAGATCAATTACCGCAACTGGCTCAGAGACCGCTCGGGCCTGCACAGTCCGCTTCTCCAGTGATACACTTCAGTGCTGCTGACGGGACCACGGCTTTGATTATTTGTGCGACAGGAGCCCAAGTTTGTGCTCTCAAATCGGCACAGAGCTGCGCAAACTTCATTCCCACTTTGATTTGAACCACACTGTTATAAAATCAGGTCTAGAGGCGTGTGACCTACATGCAACTTAACTCAAACTCGTCAGTGTTTCCATGACAATGGATAAATCCTACGTTGTTCACCTGAGAATACCAGCCCTGGGACCAGGGGTGGTGATGCGGCTGATGGGTGTTTGTGCTGTAAGGAAAATATACCAAGAACAAACTAAACAAGTTTGGTTCATGAGATCTGTTTGTGATCTGACAGACCAGACCgtggtttatttattcatttattttatatctaATGACTGATGGAAataatgtgatttaaaaaaatccacactCTTTCATTATTCACTTGTATAAAGCAGAATAAGGGAAACAAAGATTTAATTAGGCTTTTGACTGAGTACAGTAAAGAGTGACCTGGATTCAACCTCCAGTGTGGAGCTATCATTGCCTCTATGTGTTACTGGAACTGAGAGTGCTTTATTATTATGTTCATTATGCAGGTCTGAAGCATATTCACTAACTGGAACAGGGAGGTTGGAGAACAGCTacttaagaaagaaaaaaaaatcatgcatcTTGTGTATGTTCAGCCTTTTGTTTCTGTCGGGTGGGTGAACAACGCCTCTCTTCCCCACTCACGAACAGTTTGTGTTGGCTGCCAACAGATATTTTGTACTGCATCTCATCCTTCgtgtttgctctctctcttccttgATCACTGCTGCATGAAACAAGCTTGTCTTGGGGCTTTGCAAAGTTTACACCCTAACTACTTTGACTTTGTTTCTCCCTGCTGTTTTTAACAAGGAGCACATTACAAGCTACCACCAGTACAGCAGTATAGAGTATTGCTGGGTCATTACTGCATAACAGCAGTAATAGTTTTGTTTAACAGAGCTTTGAGTAAAAATCGTGTGCCCTTATCCACACAGGGATAACCACAACATGGTGAAACACCTGAAATGAAAGTGTAGTGTGCTGATCAGCAATGAGCTGAGAATCTTAAAGGTGATCAAACCCTTGTATGTTCCTCAGTGCAGTCGAGCCTGGCCCACTTTATCCTGCTGCAGAGAAGGGCCCTTTAAATAACTCGCTGGGTATGAAGTACAGGCCGGGCACTGGACACACTTTGTCCTGATAGCACACTCCACATCCCCATCTGGGGCCGCCATCCCCTAACTGAACCCA includes:
- the LOC134626083 gene encoding uncharacterized protein LOC134626083, with protein sequence MSLRSGRNYLKDYAAEELDEAAGGEQQPDIATQLATMQQQSQPFDTKSQKSRTSTRRSQRTSSSTASAAARAYAKAQAARAQLAFAEKEANAMKQRAELDAHLHVLQCQKAIAVAEAEASAYEEAEIQSGELYGELCEEVEPINTVHRTNEYVQQQRELLYPDTQHDPAQPPKGNDNEVDVQDSTQITNPFITNTQTKSPPVNRERKQEQTVNTCVVDTYWSKSPKHTPNLNNCIPEPSEMQQFAKYLIRKELISTGLLQFDDKPENYWAWKTSFISVTKDLNLSPREELDLLTKWLGPTSSEQAKRIRAVHTLNPAAGAKMVWQRLEECYGSPEAIEDALLKKVEDFPKLTNKDNVKLQELSDILLELQCAKQDGALPGLAYLDTARGVRQIVDKLPFNLQERWSTVGTQYKETHSVSFPPFSVFTQFVQRQAKMRNDPSFAMSKANTHVPSPTEKLRSYSRKPTVSAHKMDITAEPDQNNLSPKKMEEPDRQCPIHKKPHPLKKCKLFRDKSIEERQAYLKEHHICYRCCGSVQHIAKNCKAVVKCIECDSLKHLSAMHPGPTPAPKSTTPGNNDNEEQTESSPSVESKCTEVCGQSDSPRSCSKISLVKVYPAGQKERAIKMYAVIDDQSNRSLVKSEFFSLFKINARPTPYTLKTCSGREQTSGRRAVNFFLESLDGEVNIQLPPLIECDSVPDNRSEIPSPEIAQHHSHLLPVADNIPPVDHHAPILLLLGRDVIRVHKVREQINGPNNAPYAQRLDLGWVIVGEVCLGKAHSQSEVNVYKTHTLDNGRASYFEPCPNTIHVKENYGVTMNATCVTDDLGHSVFVRSEGDNKQAMSIDDKAFMTIMDNEVYQNQENSWVAPLPFRSPRRRLPDNREQALKRLCSLRKTLEKRPEMKDHYIQFMQKMLDNDQAEPAPPLPENKEHWYLPTFGVYHPQKPQQIRVVFDSSAECDGISLNQVLLGGPDLNNSLLGVLLRFRKEPIALTADVQQMFYCFVVRKDHRDYLRYLWYEDNDITKNIVEFRMKVHVFGNSPSPAVAIYCMRQAAQQGEREHGSDARQFVERQFYVDDGLTSVATPEEAINLLTRTQNMLAESNLRLHKVASNCSQVMEAFPVEDRAKDLKDLDLGVDPLPVQRSLGLCWNLQSDSFTYQVSNESKAFTRRGVLSTVNSLYDPLGFAAPIIMQGKALLRELSSDGKDWDTLLPPEKQERWDSWKDSLKALEKLQIPRCYSPGTLSTTKAKELCIFCDASTVAIGAVVYLRTVDSEGQCHTGFVMGKSKLAPRPAHTVPRLELCAAVLAVEMFELIRDELDIKVDNVTFYTDSRIVLGYIHNSSRRFYMYVANRVTRIRASTHPSQWHYVPTELNPADQATRFIPAADLQNSTWFSGPPFLYSDTHTEPYTGPFTLIEPEKDREIRPDIKVMKTTVAEPQLGSDRFKKYSNWTTLCRVVARLIHVVTSFAQKTSGQRGWKSFSETPNVQELTRAKVVIIRAVQQEAYKGTLENIKEGRPASGIFDTLKKLNPVVDKDSLLRVGGRLSAADLTENEKHPLIIPSTSHIAMLIVTHYHEQVAHQGRHITEGAIRGAGYWIIGGKRLVSSVIHKCVTCRKLRGKMQIQKMADLPADRVTPEPPFTTVGLDVFGPWTIVTRRTRGGCSHNKRWAVLFTCMSTRAVHIELIETMSADSFINALRRLFSIRGPAKFLRSDRGTNFVGACKELGLDSGNGAVGKYLQEKGCVWTFNPPHASHMGGSWERLIGVSRRILDAMLLQTEQTRLTHEVLCTFMAEVMAIINARPLVPISTDPDSPAVLTPAMLLTQKMSAVSAPLGNFSSGQLFGKQWKHVQHLADTFWKRWKGEYLSTLQSRAKWTETRPNVKEGDVVLLKDSQASRNEWPMGLIVKTFPSSDKKVRKVEVRTVKDRTVKMFLRPVSEIVVLLSETE